A single genomic interval of Methanococcus voltae harbors:
- the cbiT gene encoding precorrin-6Y C5,15-methyltransferase (decarboxylating) subunit CbiT yields the protein MIKDEDFIRNESVPLTKEEIRALSLSKLNLTHDDIVIDIGCGSGGMTVEIATIAKKAYAIDNNEDAINTTNANLEKFDIKNCEVISGDAKEELEKILNNISSETVKTEETAKNLKIFIGGTQNIEEILSIINKYGIKTVVSNTIVVNTGLKIAEILENYDYEIDLINMTVSYGRRIKSGYMMMARNPITIITAKK from the coding sequence TTGATTAAAGATGAAGATTTTATTAGGAACGAAAGTGTACCTCTTACAAAAGAAGAGATTAGAGCATTAAGTTTATCAAAACTAAATTTAACACACGACGATATTGTTATAGACATTGGTTGCGGTAGCGGAGGAATGACTGTTGAGATAGCTACTATAGCTAAAAAAGCTTATGCGATAGATAATAATGAAGATGCAATCAATACTACAAACGCCAATTTGGAAAAATTTGATATAAAAAACTGTGAAGTAATATCTGGGGACGCTAAAGAAGAATTGGAAAAAATACTAAATAATATATCCTCCGAAACTGTCAAAACTGAGGAAACTGCTAAAAATTTAAAAATATTTATCGGCGGTACTCAAAATATTGAAGAAATTTTAAGCATAATAAATAAGTATGGTATAAAAACAGTTGTATCAAATACCATTGTTGTGAATACGGGCTTAAAAATTGCTGAAATATTGGAAAACTATGATTATGAAATTGATTTAATTAATATGACTGTTTCATACGGTAGAAGGATAAAATCAGGATATATGATGATGGCAAGGAATCCTATTACCATAATAACGGCTAAAAAATAA
- a CDS encoding Nre family DNA repair protein has protein sequence MCSICKGRKNLCGRSKCLILQKFRISKKFKGLIEKKEFFGASPPSLFVGEYGYPKVRIGPMLPTFGDVEQVNELLNENTNTNIESKSEFDISKLENPKNWTNSSIDEIMHYRSMLVMGETKSNVKVENNYRDANLPTSTKYIDNIQEIAMSIKPVDSEMKLLKNPKMVLGMSSYTSPMGAKENLLKFDIAENPKIPKKTDSVVNDELKALEGVMSLYNSGFDEYYIIKLLSTGLMGVDKKIVPTKWSITAVQDMIGKELRKEVIGYNVINNYELYHAELLGNRYFILLIPDLYAFEAMEVWLKGSLYGRVAEYHVCGDYEGIKGLKGYVKETAGAFHASRLSVMENLHKRKKQAKIVVIREITPDYYAPVGVWQIRQGVKLAMDSKKIGEFDTLKSALLGLEQYLIVPVDKYVEKSKILKITNRQTLLEQFL, from the coding sequence ATGTGTTCAATTTGCAAAGGTAGAAAGAATTTATGTGGTAGAAGTAAATGTTTAATTCTTCAAAAATTCAGAATTTCCAAAAAATTTAAAGGATTAATCGAAAAAAAGGAATTCTTTGGAGCATCTCCTCCGAGTTTATTTGTAGGAGAATATGGATACCCTAAAGTACGTATTGGCCCTATGTTGCCAACTTTTGGAGATGTGGAACAAGTAAATGAACTATTGAATGAAAATACAAATACAAATATCGAATCTAAATCGGAATTCGATATAAGCAAGCTTGAAAATCCTAAAAACTGGACAAATAGCTCCATTGATGAGATTATGCACTATCGGTCAATGTTGGTTATGGGAGAAACCAAATCAAACGTTAAAGTTGAAAATAATTATAGAGACGCTAATTTACCAACTTCTACGAAATATATAGATAATATACAAGAAATTGCTATGTCGATAAAACCTGTGGATAGTGAGATGAAACTACTAAAAAATCCTAAAATGGTTTTAGGTATGAGCTCTTATACATCTCCCATGGGTGCAAAAGAAAACCTTTTAAAATTTGATATTGCAGAGAACCCAAAAATTCCTAAAAAAACGGATAGTGTTGTTAATGATGAATTAAAAGCATTAGAAGGTGTTATGAGTCTTTACAATTCAGGATTTGACGAATATTATATTATAAAACTACTGTCTACCGGTTTGATGGGTGTTGACAAAAAAATTGTACCTACAAAATGGAGTATAACTGCTGTACAGGATATGATTGGCAAGGAATTACGTAAAGAAGTAATTGGATACAATGTAATTAATAATTATGAGCTATACCACGCTGAACTATTGGGAAACAGATATTTCATACTATTGATACCTGATTTATACGCCTTTGAAGCTATGGAAGTATGGTTAAAAGGTTCATTGTATGGTAGGGTAGCGGAATACCATGTATGTGGAGATTATGAAGGAATTAAAGGATTAAAAGGATATGTAAAAGAAACTGCGGGAGCTTTTCACGCTTCACGGTTAAGTGTTATGGAAAATCTACATAAACGGAAAAAACAAGCTAAAATCGTTGTAATAAGGGAAATTACGCCAGATTATTATGCTCCAGTAGGAGTTTGGCAAATTCGACAAGGTGTTAAACTTGCAATGGATAGTAAAAAAATTGGCGAATTTGACACCTTAAAATCAGCCCTTTTGGGTTTAGAACAGTATTTGATAGTTCCAGTTGATAAATACGTTGAAAAAAGTAAAATATTAAAAATAACAAATAGACAGACATTATTAGAACAATTTCTTTAA
- the ftsY gene encoding signal recognition particle-docking protein FtsY has translation MFGSLKSKLTSTMGKLSNKIYKKGEAVDKEIETEKQETTQEKYIKDNTNTEEIKNNENKEDENKEHKKDEEIKNNNVLDKFEKTKVGFLDKFKITKSIKKVLSKEVILTEDDIEDILEELELELLEADVAYDTVENIIESLKESLIGLKITSEDNPEEIIETALKNSIRNILAQEKIDIEELIQNKNKNGEPAVIIFLGINGTGKTTSISKLAYKLKQNGHSIVMAAGDTFRAGAIEQLEEHANNLEVKVIKHQKGADSAAVIFDAIQHAKAKKIDVVLADTAGRQTTNINLMSEIKKVVRVTKPDLVVFVGDSLAGNDAINQAEEFNNAVNIDGAILTKTDADAKGGAALSIAHSIGKPILYMGVGQRYSDLQEFDVDWMVNKLFSENEEKLSVEREF, from the coding sequence ATGTTTGGAAGCCTTAAATCAAAATTAACAAGTACTATGGGTAAATTATCTAATAAAATATATAAAAAGGGCGAAGCGGTAGATAAGGAAATCGAAACCGAAAAACAAGAAACAACACAAGAAAAATATATAAAAGATAATACAAATACTGAAGAAATTAAAAATAATGAAAATAAAGAAGATGAAAATAAAGAACATAAGAAAGATGAAGAAATTAAAAATAATAACGTTTTAGATAAATTTGAAAAAACAAAAGTAGGGTTTTTAGACAAATTTAAAATTACAAAAAGTATTAAGAAAGTTTTAAGTAAGGAAGTAATACTTACAGAAGATGATATTGAGGATATATTAGAAGAATTAGAATTAGAACTTTTAGAGGCTGATGTAGCGTACGATACCGTAGAAAATATAATCGAATCACTTAAAGAAAGCTTAATCGGTTTAAAAATTACAAGTGAGGACAATCCTGAGGAAATTATAGAAACAGCCCTTAAAAACTCAATTAGGAACATATTGGCACAGGAAAAAATTGATATTGAGGAATTAATCCAAAATAAAAATAAAAATGGAGAACCTGCCGTAATCATATTTTTAGGAATAAATGGAACTGGAAAAACTACCTCCATATCTAAATTAGCGTATAAATTAAAACAAAATGGTCATAGCATTGTAATGGCAGCAGGGGATACATTTAGAGCTGGAGCAATTGAACAACTTGAAGAGCACGCAAATAATCTTGAAGTCAAAGTTATTAAACATCAGAAAGGTGCAGATAGTGCAGCGGTTATTTTTGATGCAATACAGCACGCAAAAGCTAAAAAAATTGACGTAGTACTTGCAGACACGGCCGGAAGACAAACAACAAATATAAATTTAATGTCTGAGATTAAAAAAGTTGTTAGAGTGACAAAACCCGATTTAGTGGTATTTGTAGGTGATTCATTAGCTGGAAACGATGCAATAAATCAGGCAGAAGAATTTAACAACGCTGTTAACATTGACGGAGCAATATTGACTAAAACAGACGCCGATGCAAAAGGTGGGGCAGCTTTATCCATTGCACACTCAATCGGAAAACCTATATTATATATGGGCGTAGGTCAAAGATATTCTGATTTACAAGAGTTTGACGTCGATTGGATGGTAAATAAGTTATTCTCTGAAAATGAAGAGAAATTATCTGTTGAAAGAGAATTCTAA